From one Sphingomonas xanthus genomic stretch:
- the purN gene encoding phosphoribosylglycinamide formyltransferase, with protein MDRARVAVLISGRGSNMAALLYAGRADDCPYEIALVSGDRPNAPGLTLAKAEGAPVVSLDARALGKSYWDALNDELEKASIDLIALAGFMRIIPTTFVERWAGRIVNIHPSLLPRYKGLHTQQQALDNGDKVSGATVHLVTPELDSGEILGQVEVAILPGDSAETLAGRVLIAEHQLYPRILARYAARPFEAKWIEEQVDALASKLPEVMRKSSHGSPGWSVGSAKSAKLFAILADRHHGEDAIGLLVKASGPDEMTGLIEAQPDIYYWPKYYGASGWLGMKLNRRDVEWDHVADWLERSWRQCAPPRLTRLMRAAEEF; from the coding sequence ATGGATAGGGCGCGGGTCGCGGTCCTGATTTCGGGCCGCGGGTCGAACATGGCTGCGCTGCTCTACGCCGGTCGCGCCGACGATTGTCCCTATGAGATCGCGCTGGTGAGCGGCGACCGGCCGAACGCGCCCGGACTGACTCTGGCAAAGGCCGAGGGCGCGCCGGTCGTGAGCCTCGACGCAAGGGCTCTTGGCAAATCCTACTGGGACGCCCTTAATGACGAACTTGAAAAGGCGAGCATCGACCTGATCGCGCTGGCCGGCTTCATGCGGATCATCCCGACGACCTTCGTCGAGCGCTGGGCTGGCCGGATCGTCAACATCCACCCTTCGCTTCTTCCTCGCTACAAGGGACTGCATACCCAGCAGCAGGCGCTCGATAACGGCGACAAGGTCAGCGGCGCGACCGTCCACCTCGTCACGCCCGAGCTCGATAGCGGCGAAATCCTCGGCCAAGTCGAAGTTGCGATTCTTCCAGGCGACAGCGCCGAGACGCTGGCCGGGCGCGTGCTGATCGCCGAGCACCAGCTTTATCCCCGAATCCTTGCCCGGTATGCCGCGCGCCCGTTCGAAGCGAAGTGGATCGAGGAACAGGTCGACGCACTTGCCTCGAAGCTTCCCGAAGTCATGCGCAAGTCGAGCCACGGCAGCCCCGGCTGGAGCGTTGGCAGCGCGAAGAGCGCCAAGCTGTTCGCGATTCTCGCCGACCGGCACCATGGCGAGGATGCGATCGGCCTGTTGGTCAAGGCTAGCGGCCCGGACGAAATGACCGGCCTGATCGAGGCCCAGCCCGATATCTATTATTGGCCGAAATATTATGGCGCGAGCGGCTGGCTTGGAATGAAGCTGAACCGGCGCGACGTCGAATGGGATCATGTCGCTGACTGGCTCGAGCGCAGCTGGCGCCAATGCGCCCCGCCCCGGCTTACAAGGCTGATGCGTGCGGCCGAGGAATTCTAA
- the purM gene encoding phosphoribosylformylglycinamidine cyclo-ligase has translation MSQKPLTYADAGVSIAAGNALVKTIAPLAKSTARPGANAELGGFGGFFDLKAAGYDDPLLVAANDGVGTKLKLAIDAGRHEGVGIDLVAMCVNDLVVQGAEPLFFLDYYATGKLDNDVAAAVVASIADGCRQAGCALIGGETAEMPGMYGEGDYDLAGFCVGAVDRAKALTGQSVRPGDVLLGLASSGVHSNGFSLVRRLIEVNSWKLDRPALFDADRLLADHLLEPTRIYVKSLLPLVRDGSIQALAHITGGGLLENIPRVLPEGAHAVVDADAWDLPRLFAFLQAGGSIDPGELARTFNCGIGMVAIVRAEDSDRVAQALSEAGETVHRIGVIEAGDSGCTVKGSAGTWSARETWSAIHHG, from the coding sequence ATGAGCCAAAAGCCGCTGACTTATGCCGATGCCGGCGTGTCGATCGCCGCGGGTAACGCGCTGGTGAAAACCATCGCTCCGCTGGCAAAATCCACCGCCCGTCCTGGCGCCAATGCCGAACTGGGCGGCTTCGGCGGCTTCTTCGATTTGAAGGCTGCGGGGTATGATGATCCGCTGCTGGTTGCGGCCAATGACGGGGTCGGCACCAAGCTCAAGCTGGCGATCGACGCGGGCCGCCACGAAGGCGTCGGCATCGACCTTGTCGCAATGTGCGTAAACGACCTTGTTGTGCAGGGTGCCGAGCCGCTGTTCTTCCTCGATTATTATGCGACCGGGAAATTGGACAATGATGTCGCCGCCGCGGTCGTCGCCTCGATCGCCGATGGCTGCCGGCAGGCCGGCTGCGCGCTGATCGGGGGCGAAACCGCAGAAATGCCCGGCATGTATGGCGAGGGCGACTATGACCTTGCCGGATTTTGCGTCGGCGCGGTTGACCGCGCCAAGGCGCTAACCGGTCAGTCGGTCAGGCCCGGTGACGTGCTGCTCGGCCTGGCCAGTTCGGGGGTCCATTCCAACGGCTTCTCGCTGGTTCGCCGGCTGATCGAGGTCAATAGCTGGAAACTTGATCGTCCCGCCCTGTTCGACGCCGACCGGCTGCTCGCCGACCATCTGCTCGAACCGACCCGCATCTATGTGAAAAGCCTGCTTCCGCTTGTCCGCGACGGATCGATCCAGGCGCTCGCGCACATTACCGGTGGCGGCTTGCTCGAGAATATCCCTCGCGTTCTACCCGAAGGCGCGCACGCTGTGGTCGATGCCGACGCCTGGGACCTGCCGCGCCTGTTCGCCTTCCTTCAGGCGGGTGGATCAATCGATCCGGGCGAGTTGGCCCGCACATTCAACTGCGGCATCGGCATGGTCGCCATCGTCAGGGCGGAGGATTCTGACCGGGTCGCGCAGGCTCTGAGCGAAGCTGGCGAGACCGTCCATCGCATTGGCGTTATCGAAGCGGGCGATTCCGGCTGCACCGTCAAGGGCAGCGCCGGCACTTGGAGCGCCCGCGAAACCTGGTCCGCCATCCATCATGGATAG
- a CDS encoding heavy-metal-associated domain-containing protein, producing the protein MLVRWPAVIITAALLAAIGLAGGVIAQMEAGERGILPIDSSGTLEITGISVDVGGKDAESARFAGWRVAQREGFKALWAKTNSRPVSEAPNLSDSTLDGLVSSIVVDREQIGPTRYIATLGVLFDRARAGELLGVPGQVRRSAPMLLVPVMVAGGGATSVELRNPWQRAWAQFRTSQSPVDYVRVSGMGVDPLLINAAMTRRPGRSWWRNVLDFYGAANVLVAEVRVQRLYPGGPSKATFLGYFGPDRQPLGSFEMVAKDSSDLPRMMSEGVQRMDRLFTDALEAGIVRGDPDLIIQQPPPPPEEPEEMPPPRAPILIAISSPNDAWRDYGLAVIRSIRGVSISGSGSTVSVTYSGTPAELRDQLIARGLTASVEGGAIRLISAPKSAAPDPGPAPAPSQPLQSP; encoded by the coding sequence ATGCTTGTTCGCTGGCCCGCCGTCATCATCACCGCCGCCCTGCTCGCCGCTATCGGCTTGGCCGGGGGCGTGATTGCGCAGATGGAGGCGGGCGAGCGTGGAATCCTGCCTATCGACAGCAGTGGGACGCTCGAAATCACCGGCATTTCGGTCGATGTCGGCGGCAAGGACGCCGAAAGCGCGCGTTTCGCCGGCTGGCGCGTAGCTCAGCGCGAAGGGTTCAAGGCGTTATGGGCGAAGACAAACAGCCGGCCCGTGTCGGAGGCCCCCAACTTGTCCGACTCGACACTCGACGGGCTGGTTAGTTCGATCGTGGTCGATCGCGAACAGATCGGCCCAACCCGCTACATCGCGACGCTCGGCGTCTTGTTCGACCGGGCCCGCGCCGGTGAACTGCTTGGCGTGCCTGGGCAGGTCAGGCGCTCTGCGCCAATGCTGCTGGTGCCCGTCATGGTCGCGGGAGGCGGCGCGACCAGCGTCGAGCTTCGCAATCCCTGGCAACGGGCCTGGGCGCAGTTTCGCACTTCGCAGAGTCCGGTCGACTATGTCCGCGTCAGCGGGATGGGCGTTGACCCGCTGCTGATCAATGCCGCGATGACCAGGCGGCCTGGGCGAAGCTGGTGGCGCAACGTGCTCGATTTCTACGGTGCGGCCAACGTCCTCGTCGCCGAGGTGCGGGTCCAGCGCCTATATCCGGGCGGCCCGAGCAAGGCGACTTTCCTTGGCTATTTCGGTCCCGACCGCCAGCCGCTAGGCAGCTTCGAGATGGTCGCCAAGGACAGCAGCGACTTGCCACGCATGATGAGCGAAGGCGTCCAGCGCATGGACCGGCTGTTCACCGACGCGCTGGAGGCGGGCATCGTTCGCGGTGATCCCGACCTCATCATCCAGCAGCCGCCACCGCCGCCCGAGGAGCCCGAGGAAATGCCGCCGCCGCGCGCGCCGATCCTCATCGCGATCAGCTCGCCCAACGATGCCTGGCGGGATTATGGCTTAGCGGTGATCCGCTCGATCCGTGGCGTCAGCATATCCGGATCGGGATCGACCGTTTCCGTCACCTATTCGGGCACGCCAGCCGAGCTTCGCGACCAGTTGATTGCGCGGGGCCTGACCGCGAGCGTCGAAGGCGGGGCGATCCGCCTTATTTCCGCGCCCAAGTCGGCGGCGCCCGACCCCGGCCCGGCACCAGCGCCCAGCCAGCCGCTGCAATCTCCATGA
- a CDS encoding HdaA/DnaA family protein: MKRPADQIALPLDWPQARDHSRFILSDANREAYEHFRAWSLWPVKATILTGPPRSGRSLLARTFVERVHGRLYDRAERHNEAELFHAWNAAQDDGRPLVMVVDEVPPQWEVALPDLRTRLAITPIARIQLPDDELFRSLIRLLFADRGMHIPEEALRYVSQRVERSYWTAERVVDAIDRFAIAERARLTLPTVRRALAEGGIIDSRGAA, encoded by the coding sequence ATGAAGCGGCCAGCGGACCAGATCGCGCTGCCGCTCGACTGGCCGCAGGCGCGCGATCACAGCCGCTTCATCCTGTCGGACGCTAACCGCGAGGCCTATGAGCATTTTCGCGCCTGGAGCCTGTGGCCGGTCAAGGCGACGATATTGACTGGACCGCCGCGTTCCGGCCGATCCTTGCTAGCGCGGACCTTCGTTGAGCGGGTTCATGGCCGGCTCTACGACCGTGCAGAACGGCACAATGAGGCCGAACTGTTTCACGCCTGGAATGCCGCGCAGGACGACGGACGGCCGCTGGTGATGGTGGTCGATGAAGTGCCTCCGCAGTGGGAAGTCGCGCTACCCGACCTCCGCACCCGGCTGGCCATTACTCCCATCGCTCGGATCCAGCTTCCCGACGACGAACTGTTCCGCTCGCTGATCCGGCTTTTATTCGCCGACCGGGGCATGCACATCCCGGAAGAAGCATTGCGCTACGTTTCCCAGCGGGTCGAGCGAAGTTATTGGACCGCCGAAAGGGTGGTCGACGCGATCGATCGTTTTGCGATCGCTGAGCGGGCGCGATTGACCTTGCCCACGGTACGACGTGCCTTGGCCGAGGGAGGAATTATCGATTCCAGGGGCGCGGCATGA
- a CDS encoding RNA degradosome polyphosphate kinase, whose amino-acid sequence MNAASRALSADRRLFNRELSWLAFNRRVLEEATNSAHPLLERLRFLSISGTNLDEFFMVRVAGLKGQQIQGIDNLSADGMTATQQLDAIAEQADSLVVAQQAEWLMLREALAEQGLQVLAQDQLSDAQKQWLSSHFREQILPVLTPQAIDPSHPFPFIPNGGFSLAFDLRRGSKDPVVELLMIPPTLPRFIRLPGKTLAFIAIEAVIRAHLDQLFPGFELAGSGAFRLIRDSDIEVEEDAEDLVRYFRSAIKRRRRGRVIRLEFAVDTPADLEAMVREGVGADSALVVESAGFIGIADLGQLVEVERPDLKFPPYTPRFPERIIEYDGDCFAAIRSKDFIVHHPYESFEVVVAFLRQAAEDPDVVAIKQMLYRAGKQSAIIDALVAAAEAGKSVTAVVELKARFDEEQNLLWASRLERAGVQVIYGFVEWKTHAKVSMVIRREANVMRTYCHFGTGNYHPTTARIYTDLSYFTASRRAARDAAKLFNLTTGYVQPKGLELLTLSPKGLRDKIMQLIDTEIANARDGKPSAIWAKMNSLVDQRVIEKLYEASEAGVSIELIVRGVCCLRPGVPGMSSNIRVKSIVGRFLEHARIFVFANGERLPHRKARIYISSADWMPRNFDRRVEYMLPIENPTVHAQVLDQVMIANLIDNEQSWVLGPDGGYTRLKPGKRHFNLHRYFMTNPSLSGRGQALAGKAVPKLRLTQRG is encoded by the coding sequence ATGAACGCCGCCAGTCGCGCGTTGAGTGCCGACAGGCGACTATTCAATCGGGAACTGAGCTGGCTGGCATTCAACCGGCGCGTGCTTGAAGAGGCGACCAATAGCGCTCACCCGCTGCTGGAACGGCTCCGGTTCCTGTCGATTTCCGGGACCAACCTCGACGAATTCTTCATGGTTCGCGTCGCGGGCCTGAAGGGCCAGCAGATTCAGGGCATCGACAATCTCAGCGCCGACGGGATGACCGCGACGCAACAGCTGGACGCCATCGCCGAACAGGCCGACTCGCTGGTTGTTGCACAACAGGCCGAATGGCTGATGCTGCGCGAGGCGCTTGCCGAGCAGGGGCTGCAGGTACTTGCGCAAGACCAGCTCAGCGATGCCCAGAAACAGTGGCTGTCCAGCCATTTTCGCGAACAGATACTGCCGGTTCTCACTCCCCAGGCGATCGACCCCTCGCACCCATTCCCGTTCATTCCCAATGGCGGCTTCAGCCTGGCGTTCGACCTTCGGCGCGGGAGCAAGGATCCGGTCGTCGAACTGCTGATGATCCCGCCGACCTTGCCGCGGTTCATCCGCTTGCCTGGCAAGACCTTGGCATTCATTGCCATCGAAGCGGTCATTCGCGCCCATCTCGATCAGCTGTTTCCGGGCTTCGAGCTTGCGGGTTCTGGGGCGTTCCGCCTGATCCGCGATAGCGACATCGAGGTTGAGGAAGATGCCGAGGACCTGGTTCGCTATTTCCGCAGCGCGATCAAGCGGAGGCGTCGAGGGCGGGTGATCCGTCTTGAATTCGCGGTGGATACGCCGGCCGACCTCGAGGCGATGGTCCGTGAGGGCGTTGGGGCTGATTCCGCGCTGGTCGTCGAAAGCGCGGGCTTCATCGGCATTGCCGACCTTGGCCAGTTAGTTGAGGTGGAACGGCCCGACCTCAAGTTCCCGCCCTATACGCCGCGCTTTCCCGAACGGATCATCGAATATGACGGCGACTGCTTCGCCGCGATCCGCTCGAAAGATTTCATCGTCCACCATCCCTATGAAAGCTTTGAGGTCGTCGTCGCCTTCCTGCGGCAGGCGGCGGAGGATCCCGACGTCGTTGCGATCAAGCAAATGCTGTACCGCGCTGGAAAGCAGTCGGCGATCATCGACGCGTTGGTTGCGGCGGCCGAAGCGGGTAAGTCTGTCACGGCCGTCGTCGAGCTGAAGGCGCGCTTCGATGAGGAACAGAATTTGCTCTGGGCAAGCCGGCTCGAGCGGGCAGGCGTGCAGGTTATTTATGGCTTCGTCGAATGGAAGACCCACGCCAAGGTTTCGATGGTGATCCGCCGCGAAGCCAATGTGATGAGAACCTACTGCCACTTCGGCACGGGCAATTATCATCCGACGACGGCCCGGATTTACACCGACCTCAGCTATTTTACTGCTTCGCGCCGCGCTGCCCGCGATGCCGCCAAACTATTCAACCTGACCACGGGTTATGTCCAGCCGAAGGGACTTGAGTTGCTCACCCTGAGCCCCAAGGGCTTGCGCGACAAGATCATGCAGCTGATCGATACCGAGATCGCCAATGCCAGGGACGGCAAGCCGTCGGCGATATGGGCGAAGATGAACAGTCTCGTCGACCAGCGGGTGATCGAGAAGCTCTACGAAGCGAGCGAAGCCGGCGTGTCGATCGAGCTGATCGTTCGCGGTGTGTGTTGCCTGCGTCCCGGCGTGCCCGGCATGTCGTCCAATATCCGCGTGAAATCGATTGTCGGCCGGTTCCTCGAACATGCCCGGATCTTCGTGTTCGCCAACGGCGAACGCCTGCCGCACCGCAAGGCCAGGATCTATATCAGTTCAGCAGACTGGATGCCGCGGAACTTCGATAGGCGGGTCGAATATATGCTGCCGATCGAAAATCCCACGGTCCATGCACAGGTGCTGGACCAGGTGATGATCGCCAATTTGATCGATAACGAGCAAAGCTGGGTGCTTGGACCGGATGGCGGCTATACGCGGTTGAAACCGGGCAAGCGCCATTTCAACCTGCACCGCTATTTCATGACCAATCCGTCTCTTTCCGGTCGCGGCCAGGCACTGGCGGGCAAGGCGGTGCCTAAATTGCGCCTGACGCAGCGGGGCTGA
- a CDS encoding Ppx/GppA family phosphatase, translating into MTRRNFGPVGIIDIGSNSVRFVAYGGTARVPSVLFNEKVMAALGRGLAQDGRLDERAMRTTLESLARFRQLGREMGLKKLHAVATAAVRDAENGPAFLKEIAALGLKPRLLSGAEEAELAGLGVISAIPRANGIVADLGGGSLELIGVARGMTGDAISLPLGVLRIGASPSGSDLDTAIKVGLRNAGRLADAARGQGLYCVGGSFRALARLDLLTLGHPLPMVHQHRFLPKRLDDLRGILKLTAPDELKRMTAITASRIPTLPAVVTMLEAMMEVLGPKKVIVSAFGLREGLLYRDLDEATRRQDPLLAAALEVGERLGRFGDHGAALEQWLAPLFPDDSSELQRLRLATCLLGDIAWNAHPDFRAERAVDMAIHGNWVGIGDHGRAVMGRALCAAFGGDGGFDAKLSALLRPGEEERLIAWGKALRLAQRLSGGTEALLRKTQVGLRGDRLVLTIPGKYRLLYSEPVERRFNQLAKALDRRPDICFA; encoded by the coding sequence ATGACGAGACGCAACTTCGGACCCGTTGGGATCATCGACATCGGCTCCAACAGCGTGCGTTTCGTGGCTTATGGCGGGACCGCGCGCGTGCCATCGGTGTTGTTCAACGAGAAGGTGATGGCCGCGCTTGGTCGGGGGCTCGCCCAGGACGGGCGGCTTGATGAGCGGGCGATGCGCACAACGCTCGAATCCCTGGCTCGCTTCCGCCAGCTCGGACGCGAGATGGGCTTGAAGAAGCTCCACGCCGTCGCCACCGCCGCTGTCCGCGACGCTGAGAATGGCCCGGCCTTCCTGAAGGAGATCGCGGCGCTGGGCCTCAAGCCACGCCTCCTGTCCGGCGCCGAGGAAGCGGAGTTGGCTGGATTGGGGGTGATCTCGGCCATCCCGCGCGCAAATGGTATCGTCGCCGATCTCGGGGGGGGCAGCCTCGAACTTATCGGTGTCGCCCGGGGAATGACCGGCGATGCCATCTCGCTGCCGCTTGGCGTGTTGCGGATCGGCGCAAGCCCGTCCGGGTCGGACCTCGACACGGCGATCAAGGTTGGACTTCGCAACGCCGGGCGGCTGGCCGACGCCGCTAGGGGGCAGGGGCTTTACTGCGTCGGCGGTTCGTTCCGCGCCTTGGCCCGGCTCGACCTTTTAACGCTCGGCCATCCGTTGCCAATGGTCCACCAGCACCGTTTCCTGCCGAAGCGTCTCGACGATCTGCGGGGGATCCTCAAACTGACCGCACCCGACGAGCTGAAGCGGATGACCGCGATCACTGCGTCTCGAATCCCGACCTTGCCGGCTGTCGTGACGATGCTCGAGGCGATGATGGAAGTGCTTGGCCCCAAGAAGGTGATCGTTTCTGCCTTTGGCCTTCGCGAAGGCCTGCTCTACCGCGATCTCGATGAGGCCACGCGCCGGCAGGATCCGCTGCTTGCCGCGGCGCTGGAGGTCGGCGAGCGGCTCGGTCGTTTCGGCGACCATGGCGCTGCGCTCGAACAATGGCTCGCGCCCTTGTTTCCCGACGACAGCAGTGAACTGCAGCGGCTGCGGCTTGCGACATGCCTGCTTGGCGACATCGCCTGGAATGCCCATCCCGATTTCCGCGCCGAGCGTGCGGTGGACATGGCGATCCATGGCAATTGGGTCGGGATCGGCGATCATGGCCGGGCGGTGATGGGACGCGCGCTATGTGCTGCATTTGGGGGCGACGGCGGCTTTGACGCCAAGCTTTCGGCATTGCTGCGCCCGGGCGAAGAAGAGCGATTAATAGCTTGGGGCAAGGCGCTTCGCCTGGCCCAGCGGCTGAGCGGCGGGACCGAGGCGCTGCTGCGAAAAACGCAGGTCGGTCTTCGCGGGGACCGTCTGGTCCTCACCATCCCCGGGAAGTATCGGCTTCTCTATTCCGAACCGGTCGAGCGGCGTTTCAATCAGCTGGCGAAAGCGCTCGACCGTCGTCCGGACATTTGCTTTGCCTAG
- a CDS encoding I78 family peptidase inhibitor yields MRILFATLSIAALAGCTVAGSDPVNGPPPPGQQCRNDQLGQFSGQTATQELGARMLAVSGARIIRWVPQGGVVTMDYRMDRLTVQLDGANRVVTARCG; encoded by the coding sequence ATGCGTATCCTGTTCGCAACCTTGTCAATCGCCGCGCTTGCCGGGTGCACCGTTGCTGGAAGTGATCCGGTAAACGGACCGCCGCCTCCGGGCCAGCAATGCCGCAATGACCAGCTAGGCCAGTTCAGCGGCCAGACGGCTACCCAGGAACTGGGCGCGCGCATGCTTGCCGTGTCGGGAGCCCGCATCATCCGCTGGGTACCCCAGGGCGGCGTCGTCACGATGGATTATCGAATGGACCGGCTGACGGTCCAGCTTGACGGGGCCAATCGCGTCGTCACCGCGCGCTGCGGCTAG
- the rnd gene encoding ribonuclease D: MKIHPLITTTQDLTALVSRMADHDFVAVDTEFMRENSYWPDLCLLQIATVDEAAAIDPKAEGIDLAPLLELLVDNHDVLKVFHAGGQDLEIIHNLTDKVPNPLFDTQIAAMALGYGEQIGYSNLVESVLGHNLDKGARFTDWSRRPLDKRQIDYAIADVTHLAEIFPRLVKKLIKTGRGAWLDEEMERLADPSSFAFPAEDAWKRLKLPSRNPAVLGRLKALAGWRESEARNKNLPRGRIIKDDTLNELASHPPKTQDDLGKVRGLSAGWRNNDIGARLMSALAKAQPLEADDLPSREPRRPGLTKDAALVSDLLKLLLKIRAKESGVAPKLIARSDELESLAAGVRDQLNILSGWRFEEFGRDALDLVEGRLAFATENGKLKLSRIAGDSGTGQEV, encoded by the coding sequence ATGAAAATTCACCCACTGATCACGACCACCCAGGATCTCACCGCGCTCGTTTCCCGAATGGCCGACCACGACTTCGTGGCGGTCGACACGGAGTTCATGCGGGAAAATAGCTATTGGCCCGACCTCTGCCTGCTGCAGATCGCTACCGTCGACGAAGCCGCGGCGATCGATCCGAAGGCGGAGGGGATCGATCTGGCACCGTTGCTTGAGCTACTGGTCGACAATCATGACGTGCTGAAGGTCTTCCACGCCGGCGGGCAAGACCTTGAAATCATCCACAATCTCACCGACAAGGTGCCCAACCCACTGTTCGATACCCAGATCGCCGCCATGGCGCTCGGTTATGGCGAGCAGATCGGTTACTCCAACCTCGTTGAAAGCGTGCTTGGCCACAACCTCGACAAGGGCGCCCGCTTCACCGATTGGTCGCGCCGCCCCCTCGACAAGCGCCAGATCGACTATGCAATCGCCGATGTCACCCACCTCGCCGAGATTTTCCCTCGCCTCGTCAAGAAGCTGATTAAGACCGGCCGCGGTGCCTGGCTGGACGAGGAGATGGAGCGCCTTGCCGACCCGTCGAGCTTCGCCTTCCCGGCGGAGGACGCGTGGAAACGCCTGAAGCTTCCAAGCCGCAACCCCGCGGTCCTTGGCCGCCTCAAGGCGCTAGCCGGCTGGCGCGAGAGCGAGGCGCGCAACAAGAACCTGCCCCGCGGCCGGATCATCAAGGACGACACGCTCAATGAGCTTGCGAGCCACCCGCCCAAGACGCAGGACGACCTGGGCAAGGTGCGCGGCCTGTCGGCGGGATGGCGAAACAACGATATCGGGGCCCGGCTGATGAGCGCGCTTGCCAAGGCCCAGCCGCTCGAGGCCGATGACCTTCCGTCGCGCGAACCGCGCCGTCCCGGCCTCACGAAGGACGCCGCGCTGGTCAGCGACCTGCTCAAGCTTCTGCTCAAGATCCGCGCCAAGGAAAGCGGCGTGGCACCCAAGCTCATCGCCCGGTCAGACGAACTTGAATCGCTTGCCGCCGGAGTGCGCGACCAACTCAACATCCTGTCGGGCTGGCGCTTCGAGGAGTTCGGCCGCGACGCGCTCGACCTCGTGGAGGGCCGGCTCGCCTTCGCTACCGAAAACGGCAAGCTCAAGTTGAGCAGGATCGCAGGGGATTCAGGAACCGGACAGGAGGTCTGA
- the aspS gene encoding aspartate--tRNA ligase encodes MHAFRTHTCADLRASDVGSNVRLSGWIHRKRDHGGVLFVDLRDHYGLTQIVCDADSPALPILDSLRVESVVTIDGEVKARAEGTTNAKLPTGDIEVFARTVEIQSKADELPMPVAGEQDYPEEIRLKYRYLDLRRDRLHANIMLRSKVIASIRRRMIDQGFTEFQTPILTASSPEGARDYLVPSRVHPGKFYALPQAPQMFKQLLMVAGFDRYFQIAPCFRDEDARADRSPGEFYQLDFEMSFVTQDDVFNAIEPVLSGVFAEFAGGNYVTPAGEFPRIPYKEAMLKYGSDKPDLRNPLIVHDVGEHFAGSGFGLFAGMVEKGMVVRAVAAPATAEKSRKFFDEMNDWARQEGFAGLGYATSKGGEWGGPIAKNHGAEGMDRIAEQMGIGPDDGIFFAAGPEAQAARLAGLARTRVAEQLGLIEQGAFRFCWIVDFPMFEYDEDAKKVDFSHNPFSMPQGGMEALETKDPLDILAWQYDIVCNGVELSSGAIRNHRPDIMYKAFEIAGYSREDVDTSFPGMIGAFKYGAPPHGGSAPGIDRIVMLLANEPNIREVILFPMNQRAEDLMMNAPAPVTMKQLRELSIRVVADSEPEAN; translated from the coding sequence ATGCACGCCTTCCGAACCCACACCTGCGCCGACCTTCGCGCTTCCGATGTCGGATCGAACGTCCGCCTGTCGGGCTGGATCCATCGCAAGCGCGACCATGGCGGGGTGCTGTTCGTGGACTTGCGCGACCATTACGGCCTGACCCAGATTGTCTGCGATGCCGACAGCCCGGCGCTGCCGATCCTCGACTCGCTCAGGGTCGAAAGCGTGGTGACCATCGACGGCGAGGTGAAGGCCCGTGCCGAGGGAACGACCAACGCCAAATTGCCCACCGGCGATATTGAGGTGTTCGCCCGCACCGTCGAGATCCAGTCGAAGGCCGACGAACTGCCGATGCCGGTTGCCGGGGAACAGGACTATCCGGAGGAAATTCGGCTCAAGTATCGCTATCTCGATCTTCGCCGCGACCGGCTCCACGCCAATATCATGCTCCGTTCGAAGGTGATCGCTTCCATCCGCCGCCGGATGATCGACCAGGGCTTCACCGAATTCCAGACACCCATCCTGACCGCCTCGTCGCCCGAGGGCGCGCGCGACTATCTGGTTCCAAGCCGCGTCCACCCCGGCAAATTCTATGCGCTTCCCCAGGCGCCCCAGATGTTCAAGCAGCTGCTGATGGTTGCCGGCTTCGACCGCTATTTCCAGATCGCGCCCTGCTTTCGCGATGAAGATGCCCGCGCCGATCGGTCGCCTGGCGAATTCTACCAGCTCGACTTCGAGATGAGCTTCGTTACCCAGGACGACGTCTTCAATGCGATCGAGCCGGTGCTGTCGGGCGTGTTCGCAGAATTCGCGGGGGGCAATTATGTCACTCCGGCCGGCGAGTTTCCGCGCATCCCCTACAAGGAAGCGATGCTGAAGTACGGCAGCGACAAGCCGGACCTGCGAAATCCGCTGATCGTCCATGACGTCGGCGAGCATTTCGCCGGGTCGGGGTTTGGCCTGTTCGCCGGCATGGTCGAAAAGGGCATGGTGGTGCGCGCCGTCGCAGCGCCGGCAACGGCAGAAAAAAGCCGCAAATTCTTCGACGAGATGAACGATTGGGCGCGGCAGGAAGGATTTGCCGGGCTTGGCTATGCAACGAGCAAGGGCGGAGAGTGGGGCGGGCCCATTGCCAAGAACCATGGCGCCGAGGGCATGGACCGGATCGCCGAGCAGATGGGCATCGGTCCGGACGACGGCATTTTCTTCGCCGCCGGTCCCGAAGCGCAGGCGGCGAGGCTCGCCGGCCTTGCCCGAACCCGTGTCGCCGAACAGCTTGGACTGATCGAACAGGGTGCGTTCCGCTTTTGCTGGATCGTCGACTTTCCGATGTTCGAATATGATGAGGATGCGAAGAAGGTCGATTTCAGCCACAACCCCTTCTCTATGCCCCAGGGCGGAATGGAAGCGCTGGAGACCAAGGACCCGCTCGATATCCTGGCTTGGCAGTACGACATCGTCTGCAACGGCGTGGAATTGAGCTCGGGCGCGATCCGCAACCACCGTCCGGATATTATGTACAAGGCGTTCGAGATTGCCGGCTACAGCCGCGAGGACGTCGACACCAGCTTCCCGGGCATGATCGGCGCCTTCAAATACGGCGCGCCGCCGCACGGCGGGTCGGCCCCGGGTATCGACCGTATCGTCATGCTGCTCGCCAATGAGCCGAACATCCGTGAAGTCATTCTCTTCCCGATGAACCAGCGGGCGGAAGACTTGATGATGAACGCCCCCGCGCCAGTGACGATGAAACAGCTACGTGAGCTATCGATCCGGGTGGTCGCGGATTCCGAGCCCGAGGCCAACTGA